From a region of the Clostridiales bacterium genome:
- a CDS encoding DUF362 domain-containing protein: MERVSIQRCDEYDFPKVKDAVYRCLDGILRIKKDEIRGKKVLIKANLLKRDSPEDDVTTHPFVVEAIARYLMDIGCNVIVADSPGGPFNKNVLKAVYEKCGMKDAADRAGFMLNYDISYVTVHDDKAKMLRSMEIIKAVEDADFVVSAAKLKTHGMMTFTGAVKNLFGVVPGFTKAEYHLKMRNASNFAELLVDICDYVKPLFSVIDGVEGMEGNGPSAGEKRKVGLIMASENPYALDTVAAHIIGINPKSVPTINASYNRGLLSGSVDDIEIEGIPLNDINIKPFELPNSIVSFYAKGKIPKSVENILINTFQPRPVFNYNVCISCGVCMRNCPASAIEMIDKKPHVSLDKCIRCFCCHELCPRKAVGIKRNWFYGRIFGNKKIYKA; the protein is encoded by the coding sequence ATGGAGAGGGTATCTATTCAAAGATGTGACGAATATGACTTCCCAAAAGTTAAAGATGCGGTTTACCGATGCCTTGACGGTATTCTAAGGATAAAGAAAGATGAGATCCGCGGGAAAAAAGTGCTGATAAAGGCAAACCTTTTGAAAAGAGATAGTCCGGAGGATGACGTAACGACCCATCCGTTTGTAGTTGAGGCTATAGCAAGGTATCTTATGGATATTGGATGCAATGTGATTGTAGCGGACAGTCCAGGAGGGCCTTTCAATAAAAATGTGCTCAAAGCCGTATATGAAAAGTGCGGCATGAAGGATGCCGCCGACAGGGCAGGATTCATGCTAAACTATGATATATCGTATGTTACGGTACATGACGATAAAGCAAAGATGCTCAGGTCCATGGAGATAATAAAAGCCGTGGAGGATGCGGACTTTGTAGTATCGGCTGCAAAGCTGAAGACTCATGGCATGATGACTTTTACAGGTGCAGTCAAGAACTTATTCGGGGTGGTGCCAGGCTTCACCAAAGCAGAATATCATTTAAAAATGAGGAATGCATCAAATTTTGCGGAGCTTTTAGTGGATATATGCGACTATGTAAAACCGCTGTTTTCCGTAATAGACGGCGTGGAAGGCATGGAGGGCAATGGACCTTCTGCAGGGGAAAAAAGAAAGGTAGGACTTATAATGGCATCTGAAAATCCCTATGCTCTTGATACGGTAGCTGCCCATATTATAGGAATAAATCCCAAAAGCGTTCCGACAATAAATGCTTCGTATAACAGGGGATTATTAAGCGGAAGCGTGGACGATATAGAAATAGAGGGAATACCGTTAAACGATATAAATATAAAACCCTTTGAACTTCCAAACTCGATTGTATCGTTTTATGCAAAGGGTAAGATTCCAAAATCCGTTGAAAATATTTTAATAAATACATTTCAGCCAAGGCCGGTTTTTAATTATAATGTTTGTATATCCTGCGGCGTCTGCATGAGGAACTGTCCGGCATCTGCCATAGAGATGATTGATAAAAAGCCTCATGTGAGCCTTGATAAATGCATCCGGTGTTTTTGCTGCCATGAGCTTTGCCCTCGAAAAGCCGTGGGTATTAAAAGAAACTGGTTTTACGGAAGGATATTTGGAAATAAAAAAATTTATAAAGCATAA
- a CDS encoding PspC domain-containing protein has protein sequence MYRKFYRSRKNRLLAGVCGGIGEYFNIDPTIVRILWVLISLNGIGIAAYIICAIIIPDEDFSDSQSSGQFNDTKYNFNPEKTSLIIGGIFVAIGVILIGRRYFYWLDKYLWPLAIIVLGIVIIINGRRKQ, from the coding sequence ATGTACAGAAAATTTTATCGTTCCAGGAAAAACAGGTTGCTTGCCGGCGTGTGCGGCGGCATTGGTGAATATTTTAATATAGACCCGACAATTGTGAGGATTCTGTGGGTGCTTATAAGTCTGAACGGTATAGGGATTGCTGCATATATAATATGTGCAATAATAATACCGGATGAAGATTTTTCCGACTCCCAAAGCAGCGGACAGTTCAACGACACAAAATATAACTTTAATCCGGAAAAAACAAGCCTTATAATAGGTGGAATTTTTGTCGCAATAGGTGTTATTTTGATTGGCAGGCGTTACTTTTACTGGCTGGACAAATATTTGTGGCCTCTGGCAATTATAGTACTCGGTATAGTAATTATCATTAACGGCAGGAGGAAGCAATAA
- a CDS encoding DUF5668 domain-containing protein, with protein sequence MNKGNICFGIFLITIGIFIILINFGIIDWSILDAFFEIWPVILIVIGINIIFRNNTIVKTISWLLFLALLIGYSYYHRDQPGFYKRNWENGRDLKIEEKTEIKGDKLSMDVGGTKFYL encoded by the coding sequence ATGAATAAGGGCAATATATGTTTCGGAATTTTTCTGATAACCATAGGAATATTCATCATCTTGATAAATTTCGGCATAATTGACTGGTCGATTTTGGATGCTTTTTTTGAAATATGGCCTGTAATACTTATAGTCATAGGTATAAATATCATATTCAGGAACAATACGATAGTGAAGACCATTTCCTGGCTTCTGTTTTTGGCGTTGCTTATAGGATACAGTTATTATCACAGAGATCAACCGGGATTTTATAAAAGAAACTGGGAAAATGGAAGGGACTTAAAGATTGAAGAAAAAACTGAAATAAAAGGCGATAAACTGAGCATGGATGTTGGGGGCACAAAGTTTTATTTATGA
- a CDS encoding M23 family metallopeptidase, translated as MSKIKRYSRTCIAALLFLNFNMFAVRYFFSPKAATSKKSGTKENDMEANRIVNDEYMLKMKKAAANNNISIPSSNKSDLSKYIIKQGDTLWDLSSAFEIDVDSIIKANSLESPDELKIGQAILIPDVDAQKVASVENQTATQAAKASSAKSASPKKVASRSSSSINIGIWPVHGRISSGFGNRNGKFHKGIDIAAPTGTDVYAYAGGRVVFSGWDNGGYGYLVIISHGSGLETYYAHNSRLLVKTGARVNKGQHIADVGNTGDSHGSHSHFEIRRNGTPVNPLSYLH; from the coding sequence ATGTCAAAAATAAAAAGATACTCACGCACATGTATAGCTGCTTTACTTTTTCTGAATTTCAATATGTTTGCTGTCAGATACTTTTTCTCACCGAAGGCGGCTACATCTAAAAAATCAGGTACAAAAGAAAACGATATGGAAGCAAATAGAATTGTTAATGACGAATATATGCTTAAAATGAAAAAAGCAGCTGCAAACAATAATATTTCCATCCCTTCTTCAAATAAAAGCGATCTTTCCAAATACATAATTAAACAAGGGGATACGCTATGGGATCTGTCATCGGCATTTGAGATCGACGTTGACAGCATAATAAAGGCAAATAGCCTGGAATCACCGGATGAACTGAAAATCGGGCAGGCCATCCTTATTCCGGATGTGGATGCCCAAAAGGTCGCATCAGTCGAAAATCAAACTGCTACACAGGCTGCAAAAGCCTCCAGTGCAAAAAGCGCAAGTCCCAAAAAAGTCGCATCGAGATCTTCATCGAGCATAAATATCGGAATCTGGCCGGTGCATGGCCGTATTTCCTCAGGCTTTGGCAACAGAAACGGTAAATTTCATAAGGGAATAGATATAGCGGCTCCGACAGGAACCGATGTATATGCCTATGCAGGCGGGAGAGTAGTGTTCAGCGGCTGGGATAACGGCGGTTACGGCTACCTTGTGATAATATCACACGGCAGCGGACTTGAGACGTATTATGCCCACAATTCCAGATTGCTTGTTAAAACAGGGGCAAGAGTAAATAAAGGACAGCATATTGCCGATGTTGGAAATACAGGTGACTCGCACGGATCCCACTCCCACTTTGAAATAAGAAGAAATGGAACTCCGGTTAACCCGTTAAGTTACCTGCATTAA
- a CDS encoding TIGR03905 family TSCPD domain-containing protein encodes MFTYETKGVCSKKITFEIEKGVVRDVKFYSGCPGNLLGISRLVEGLPAGEVVKKLKGIKCGDKSTSCPDQLARAIEEKMRKVR; translated from the coding sequence ATGTTTACTTATGAAACAAAGGGAGTATGTTCAAAGAAAATTACCTTTGAAATAGAAAAGGGTGTTGTAAGGGACGTGAAGTTTTATTCAGGATGCCCGGGGAATCTCCTCGGCATATCCAGACTTGTGGAAGGTCTGCCAGCCGGAGAAGTTGTAAAAAAGCTTAAGGGTATAAAGTGCGGCGATAAATCCACATCCTGCCCGGATCAACTGGCAAGAGCCATCGAAGAGAAAATGCGCAAGGTCAGGTAA
- a CDS encoding peptide chain release factor 3: MPEFTKSFQDEIKRRRTFAIISHPDAGKTTLTEKLLLYGGAIRLAGSVKARRAQKYAASDWMEIEKQRGISVTSSVLQFEYDGYCINILDTPGHQDFSEDTYRTLVAADSAVMVIDAAKGVEEQTKKLFHVCKMRGIPIFTFINKLDRAGKDPFELMDEIETVLGIRSYPVNWPIGIQGDFKGVYNRNLSTIEVFKGGDHGQTRVSSTIGSADDPAFTKILGEDLHDKLKDDIQLLDIAGDKFDIEKVRSGELTPVFFGSALTNFGVEPFLKDFLEMTTAPTPRASNIGDISPYDKNFSGFIFKIQANMNPAHRDRIAFMRVCSGKFVKGMEVFHVQKGRVIKLSQPQQFLAQEREIVEEAYPGDIIGLFDPGIFSLGDTLCEKEPYFKYQGIPVFPPEHFARIRPVDTMKRKQFIKGISEISEEGAIQVFKQINVGFEELIIGVVGMLQLEVLEYRLKHEYGVDVRIEHLPYRFIRWLENAIDPSSLYISSDTMIVKDKNARLVLLFVYEWGIQRFSEGNKGIKLLEMANEYHI; the protein is encoded by the coding sequence ATGCCAGAATTTACTAAAAGTTTTCAAGATGAAATAAAAAGAAGGAGAACATTCGCGATCATTTCCCATCCTGATGCGGGGAAAACGACGCTTACGGAAAAACTGCTTCTGTATGGCGGAGCCATAAGGCTTGCAGGTTCGGTGAAAGCGAGAAGAGCACAAAAGTATGCTGCATCGGACTGGATGGAAATAGAAAAGCAGAGAGGAATATCCGTTACATCGAGCGTGCTTCAATTCGAATACGATGGTTATTGCATAAACATACTGGATACTCCAGGGCATCAGGATTTCAGCGAAGATACATACAGGACGCTGGTCGCAGCAGACAGCGCCGTTATGGTTATCGATGCCGCAAAGGGCGTGGAGGAGCAGACGAAGAAACTTTTCCATGTATGCAAGATGAGGGGCATACCTATTTTTACATTCATAAATAAGCTTGACAGGGCGGGAAAGGATCCCTTTGAGCTTATGGATGAAATAGAGACAGTCCTCGGCATACGTTCTTATCCTGTAAACTGGCCTATTGGAATACAGGGCGATTTTAAAGGGGTATATAACAGAAATCTTTCCACAATAGAGGTGTTCAAAGGGGGGGATCACGGGCAGACGCGCGTATCATCCACAATAGGGAGTGCCGATGATCCGGCGTTTACAAAAATCCTGGGAGAAGACCTCCATGATAAGCTAAAAGATGATATACAGCTTCTCGATATTGCAGGAGATAAATTTGACATAGAAAAAGTAAGAAGCGGCGAACTTACGCCTGTATTTTTTGGGAGCGCTCTTACTAATTTCGGCGTTGAGCCTTTTTTGAAGGATTTTTTAGAGATGACGACAGCTCCTACGCCGCGGGCATCGAATATAGGAGATATAAGCCCTTATGATAAAAATTTTTCCGGATTTATATTTAAAATACAGGCGAATATGAATCCTGCCCACCGTGACAGGATTGCCTTTATGAGGGTATGTTCCGGCAAATTTGTCAAGGGTATGGAAGTGTTCCATGTCCAGAAGGGCAGGGTCATAAAACTTTCCCAACCGCAGCAATTTCTGGCGCAGGAGAGGGAAATTGTCGAAGAGGCGTATCCGGGGGATATCATAGGTTTATTCGATCCAGGCATATTCAGCCTCGGAGATACCCTTTGCGAAAAGGAACCGTATTTTAAGTATCAGGGTATACCTGTTTTCCCGCCCGAGCACTTTGCAAGAATACGTCCCGTCGATACGATGAAAAGAAAACAGTTTATAAAAGGGATCAGCGAGATATCCGAAGAAGGGGCCATACAGGTTTTCAAACAGATAAACGTAGGTTTCGAGGAACTTATAATAGGCGTTGTCGGGATGCTGCAACTGGAAGTGCTCGAATACAGGCTAAAGCATGAATATGGCGTGGATGTGAGGATTGAGCATTTGCCGTACAGGTTTATAAGGTGGCTTGAAAATGCCATTGATCCTTCAAGCCTTTATATATCCAGCGATACCATGATTGTAAAGGACAAAAACGCAAGGCTTGTACTGCTATTTGTATATGAATGGGGCATCCAGAGATTTTCTGAGGGAAATAAAGGCATAAAATTGCTTGAAATGGCAAACGAGTACCACATTTAG
- a CDS encoding alanine--glyoxylate aminotransferase family protein encodes MERLLMTPGPTNIPREVFKSMSYNIHHRTDEFMHITDRADKKLMRVFGSKNEILILSCSGTGGLEASVVNMFSPGDKLLCINCGVFGKRYADIARAYGVDVTELKSELGYGIRMEVLEKELEKNHYKAVYATYSETSTGIKNDIKKIGDIVKKYDSLFIIDAVSALGCLKLDVDEYGVDVAVAGSQKGLMCPPGLSLISMSDRAWLETQKSRIAKFYFDFGKYKNLRMPYTPCTSLILGLDKALDMILGEGLENVYKRHSIYSKAVKEAALIMNLVEFPDRRFDSEVLTALYVPQDIDEKALRRGMYNRGIVIAGGQGKLKGNIIRIGHMGYLKNEFIIRTIETLGSVLNEMGYKNDTGSAILRAEEIVNTL; translated from the coding sequence ATGGAAAGGCTTCTTATGACACCGGGACCTACAAATATACCCCGGGAAGTGTTCAAATCCATGTCATACAACATACACCACAGGACCGATGAATTTATGCACATAACGGACAGAGCCGATAAAAAGCTTATGAGAGTGTTCGGTTCAAAAAATGAGATACTTATTTTATCCTGTTCCGGAACAGGAGGACTTGAAGCTTCAGTTGTAAACATGTTTTCTCCGGGCGATAAATTGCTTTGCATAAACTGCGGTGTATTTGGCAAACGCTATGCCGATATAGCAAGGGCATACGGAGTGGATGTTACCGAACTGAAGTCCGAATTAGGATATGGCATAAGGATGGAGGTTTTAGAAAAAGAGCTTGAAAAAAATCATTATAAAGCCGTCTATGCCACTTACAGCGAGACATCCACAGGCATAAAAAACGACATAAAAAAAATAGGCGATATCGTTAAAAAGTATGACAGCCTGTTTATAATCGATGCCGTAAGCGCCCTTGGATGTTTGAAATTGGACGTCGATGAATACGGCGTCGATGTTGCCGTAGCTGGATCCCAAAAAGGTTTGATGTGTCCTCCGGGTTTAAGCCTTATATCCATGTCGGACAGGGCCTGGTTGGAGACTCAAAAATCCAGGATTGCGAAATTCTATTTCGACTTTGGAAAATACAAAAATCTAAGGATGCCGTATACTCCGTGTACATCTTTAATCCTTGGATTGGACAAGGCTCTTGACATGATACTCGGCGAGGGTCTTGAAAATGTTTACAAGAGGCATTCCATATATTCGAAGGCTGTAAAAGAAGCGGCACTCATCATGAATCTGGTGGAATTTCCGGATAGACGATTCGACTCCGAAGTCCTTACCGCCCTCTACGTACCGCAGGATATAGATGAAAAGGCGCTAAGAAGGGGAATGTACAATAGAGGCATAGTCATAGCAGGCGGCCAGGGCAAGCTAAAGGGAAACATAATAAGGATAGGCCATATGGGGTATCTGAAAAATGAATTTATTATAAGGACTATAGAGACTTTAGGTTCGGTATTGAATGAAATGGGATATAAAAATGATACGGGAAGTGCAATTTTACGTGCAGAAGAAATCGTAAATACGCTTTAA
- the serA gene encoding phosphoglycerate dehydrogenase — protein MKILVSERIADKGIEYLEEKADVDVKLGLSKDELNNIIKGYDALIVRSTVFVDKGLLENAPNLKVIGRAGNGTDNIDIKEATKRGIIVVNTPDANSISAAEHTIGLLLSCARNIPEANIRIRKGDWRRNNLKGVELNKKTIGIIGLGRIGSLVASRLKSFQMRVIAYDPYISDEKFKNLGVEKAESLAELLPQCDFITVHTPKTSETMGMISFDQFKLMKKTARVVNCARGGIIDEKALAWALNEKRIEGAAIDVLKVEPKYDLKEGEIQDYKNDILSVDNLVITPHLGASTREAQENVGISVAKEVIEALNGSMVENAINLPSIGKGEFEVIRPFMILAEKLGKIYYQISRKHVNRIEITYCGEAAGLNIKLLTLSFLRGFLSNISDRTVNFVNSYVVAKDFGIDIVESTSDKCDNYTSLINARIYSGDRCTTFSGTVFGSSDIRITEIMGYAIEVVPEKYLLLINNKDKPGYVGRIGTILGNADINIATMRVGRKNRGDIALMAITIDENVPWDILESIKKMDGIFQTKLIEF, from the coding sequence TTGAAGATACTTGTATCTGAAAGGATAGCCGACAAGGGGATAGAATATCTTGAAGAAAAAGCGGATGTCGATGTAAAATTAGGGCTTTCAAAAGATGAACTTAATAATATAATAAAGGGCTATGATGCTTTAATCGTAAGAAGCACGGTATTTGTGGATAAGGGACTTTTGGAAAATGCCCCGAATCTTAAGGTTATAGGCAGGGCAGGAAACGGCACGGATAACATCGATATTAAGGAGGCCACGAAGAGGGGAATAATAGTTGTGAATACTCCCGACGCCAATAGCATATCCGCGGCCGAACATACCATAGGCCTGCTTTTAAGCTGTGCAAGAAATATACCCGAAGCCAATATCAGAATAAGAAAGGGAGATTGGAGACGAAATAATCTGAAGGGAGTGGAGCTGAACAAGAAAACGATCGGTATAATAGGACTTGGAAGGATAGGCTCCCTCGTAGCGTCCAGACTCAAAAGTTTCCAGATGAGGGTTATTGCATATGATCCATATATATCCGATGAAAAGTTCAAAAATCTCGGCGTAGAGAAGGCGGAATCCCTGGCGGAGCTTCTTCCTCAATGCGATTTTATAACAGTGCATACCCCTAAAACAAGCGAAACCATGGGAATGATAAGCTTTGACCAGTTCAAGCTTATGAAAAAAACTGCAAGGGTCGTAAACTGTGCCAGGGGAGGAATAATAGATGAGAAGGCGCTTGCCTGGGCTTTAAATGAAAAAAGGATCGAAGGCGCCGCCATAGATGTGCTTAAGGTGGAGCCGAAATATGATTTGAAAGAGGGAGAAATCCAGGATTACAAAAACGACATTCTAAGTGTCGATAATCTCGTTATAACCCCTCATTTAGGCGCATCGACGAGGGAAGCTCAGGAAAATGTAGGGATCAGTGTTGCTAAGGAAGTAATCGAGGCATTAAACGGCAGCATGGTTGAAAACGCCATAAACTTGCCTTCCATCGGGAAAGGCGAGTTTGAAGTTATAAGGCCTTTTATGATCCTTGCAGAAAAGCTCGGTAAGATATATTATCAGATTTCCAGAAAACATGTAAACAGAATAGAGATAACATACTGCGGGGAAGCCGCCGGCCTTAACATAAAGCTGTTGACGCTCTCATTTTTAAGGGGCTTTTTAAGCAACATATCAGACAGGACGGTCAACTTCGTAAATTCATATGTGGTTGCAAAAGATTTCGGGATAGATATAGTCGAGAGCACTTCAGACAAATGCGACAATTACACCAGCCTTATAAACGCGAGAATATATTCGGGCGATAGATGCACCACATTCAGCGGCACTGTTTTCGGATCCAGCGACATAAGGATTACGGAAATAATGGGGTATGCCATCGAAGTTGTGCCTGAAAAATATCTTCTGTTAATAAATAATAAGGATAAACCCGGGTATGTCGGAAGGATCGGGACGATACTTGGCAATGCCGATATCAATATTGCAACTATGAGAGTCGGAAGGAAAAACAGGGGAGACATTGCGCTCATGGCTATAACCATCGATGAAAACGTGCCGTGGGATATCCTGGAGAGCATAAAGAAGATGGATGGAATATTCCAGACAAAGCTTATAGAGTTTTAG
- a CDS encoding sugar phosphate isomerase/epimerase codes for MLRIGFSATYGFASILDAASFAKGHGFNAVEINLNMPEFYPDRYGKPDRKHIRDKLDDEGFTLTFHAPEDINLSTKQELIEDASLEILKRSIDFAHDLGAKRFTFHIGDSVNFTMFDGSVRLEEYYENEYTQILKDAMSKLLAFSGDKIVLCAENTGFFGGAKKNAIKSLLGSGLYLTWDLGHSYIKKNQMDFMLQNISYIRNMHLHDVKGGKDHSIIGSGEIDFPYYISKLHNMDVIYVIEVRPKEAAYKSLLGLKSIMENNGNGV; via the coding sequence GTGTTAAGAATAGGTTTTTCCGCTACGTATGGTTTTGCATCTATTTTGGATGCGGCGAGTTTTGCTAAAGGGCACGGTTTTAATGCTGTTGAGATAAATTTAAACATGCCTGAATTTTATCCGGATAGGTATGGAAAGCCCGACAGGAAACATATAAGGGACAAACTGGATGATGAAGGCTTTACTCTTACATTTCATGCTCCCGAGGATATCAACCTTTCCACAAAACAGGAGCTTATCGAAGACGCAAGCCTTGAAATATTAAAAAGGAGCATAGATTTTGCACATGACCTCGGAGCGAAAAGGTTTACATTTCATATAGGGGACAGCGTGAATTTCACGATGTTTGACGGAAGCGTCCGTTTGGAGGAATACTATGAGAACGAATATACTCAGATATTAAAGGATGCGATGTCCAAGCTCCTGGCTTTTTCAGGAGATAAAATAGTTCTTTGCGCTGAAAATACAGGTTTTTTTGGCGGTGCAAAGAAAAATGCCATAAAATCATTGCTGGGCAGCGGCTTATACCTTACATGGGACCTCGGACACTCATATATAAAGAAAAACCAGATGGATTTCATGCTCCAGAACATAAGCTATATAAGGAATATGCACCTGCACGATGTAAAGGGCGGCAAGGATCACTCGATAATAGGGAGCGGTGAAATAGATTTTCCGTATTATATATCGAAGTTACATAACATGGATGTCATATATGTAATCGAGGTTCGTCCTAAAGAGGCAGCATATAAGAGCCTTTTAGGCTTAAAAAGTATCATGGAAAATAATGGGAACGGGGTTTAA
- the larA gene encoding nickel-dependent lactate racemase, whose protein sequence is MAEKYIEIKYGSGEISIKSNKNMRILENNRESSMPDLHKIAKKRFENPICSPTLSRIVHEENPENIVIIINDITRPTPYDLLLEPMLKELEAAGVKKRNITILIATGMHRPMADGEITDMLGSKIAGEYKIVNHLAGGRMTYIGHLAYGIPISINPLVAKADLLLSVGVIAPHYMAGYSGGRKSVLPGVCGIETIKKHHALMCLKGSRTLNIEGNPFNETMVEAASYAKLRFIANAVADSGGNIADIVTGHYLYAWREGVKICETLSTVEIDRLGDLAVVSPGGYPKDINMYQAQKAIENASYCLKAGAPIILIAECREGFGNKTFKEWIDDAKCPEDIADRIKKEFQLGGHKAYSIARVIMEHPIYLMSSLSHDSTNKLFMEKFHDVDKLLYELVDDQSIVYVLPHGSNTVPKMTNLK, encoded by the coding sequence ATGGCTGAAAAATATATTGAAATCAAATACGGCAGCGGCGAAATAAGCATAAAGTCAAACAAGAATATGAGGATACTCGAAAATAACAGAGAAAGCAGCATGCCGGATCTGCATAAGATAGCAAAAAAAAGATTTGAAAATCCTATCTGTTCTCCGACATTAAGCAGGATCGTGCATGAGGAAAATCCTGAAAACATTGTAATTATAATAAATGATATAACACGTCCGACGCCCTACGATCTTCTTTTGGAGCCTATGCTCAAGGAGCTTGAGGCGGCAGGGGTAAAGAAAAGAAATATTACCATCCTCATCGCTACAGGTATGCACAGGCCCATGGCTGACGGCGAAATAACCGATATGCTGGGCAGTAAAATCGCAGGTGAATATAAGATTGTAAACCATTTGGCAGGAGGCAGGATGACATACATTGGCCATCTTGCGTACGGGATCCCTATTTCAATCAATCCTCTTGTGGCAAAGGCGGATCTTTTGCTGTCTGTCGGGGTCATTGCACCACATTATATGGCAGGTTATTCCGGAGGGAGAAAATCAGTGCTTCCCGGAGTATGCGGCATCGAAACGATAAAAAAGCATCATGCGCTCATGTGCCTTAAAGGTTCCAGAACATTGAATATTGAAGGCAATCCCTTCAATGAAACGATGGTTGAAGCCGCATCTTATGCAAAACTCAGGTTTATTGCAAATGCCGTTGCGGACAGCGGCGGCAATATAGCCGATATCGTTACAGGCCATTACCTCTATGCATGGCGGGAGGGAGTAAAAATCTGCGAGACCCTTTCGACTGTCGAAATCGACAGATTGGGCGACTTGGCAGTAGTATCACCCGGCGGATATCCCAAGGACATCAACATGTACCAGGCGCAGAAGGCAATCGAAAATGCTTCTTATTGTCTGAAGGCTGGGGCTCCCATAATTTTGATCGCCGAATGCAGGGAAGGCTTCGGGAACAAAACATTCAAGGAGTGGATCGACGATGCAAAATGCCCGGAGGATATTGCAGACAGGATAAAAAAGGAGTTTCAGCTTGGAGGGCATAAAGCATACAGCATCGCAAGGGTCATTATGGAGCATCCGATTTATCTTATGAGCAGTTTAAGCCATGACAGCACAAATAAACTGTTTATGGAAAAGTTTCATGACGTGGATAAATTGCTGTACGAGCTTGTGGATGATCAAAGCATAGTATATGTATTGCCCCACGGAAGCAATACGGTTCCGAAAATGACGAATCTTAAGTAG
- a CDS encoding ABC transporter substrate-binding protein — MRKKLSLLLAFVLLVGLFVGCGPKTASNKKVEDSDAKVKVGLDYELSGDVATYGQSLVEGIELAAEEINKSGGVLGGKQIELDKADNKSDNAEAANVATKLITNDRVVAILGPATSGNTKAASAVATRHKVPLISASATADDITVDSNGKVRDYIFKTCFSDSFQGVIMANFAYEDLQKKNAAVLIDSTSDYSKGLAKNFKQKFGELGGKITTEQAYQAKEKDFRAVLTKIKGSNPDVLYLPGYYESVGLIVKQARELGFNVPVLGGDGYDSPKLTQIAGNDVLNDVYFTNHYSSKDTSPEVVKFINAFKAKYNKVPDAFNALGYDLEYFLADALNRAGAADPAKIKEALASTKDFKGITGTLSIDEFHNPVKAATILEMKDGVQTFVKKQQP, encoded by the coding sequence ATGCGTAAAAAATTATCATTATTACTGGCATTTGTATTATTGGTCGGATTATTTGTTGGATGCGGCCCCAAGACTGCATCCAACAAAAAAGTCGAAGATTCCGACGCCAAAGTAAAGGTGGGCTTGGACTATGAATTGTCAGGCGATGTGGCGACATATGGCCAGAGCCTTGTTGAAGGTATAGAACTTGCCGCAGAGGAGATAAACAAGAGCGGAGGAGTGCTTGGAGGAAAACAGATAGAACTCGACAAAGCAGATAACAAATCGGATAATGCCGAAGCTGCTAACGTCGCTACAAAACTCATAACAAACGACAGGGTAGTCGCAATACTCGGCCCGGCTACATCAGGCAATACAAAAGCCGCATCAGCAGTTGCCACAAGGCATAAGGTACCGCTGATATCAGCTTCTGCAACAGCCGACGATATTACGGTGGACAGCAACGGAAAGGTAAGGGACTATATATTCAAGACCTGTTTCAGTGATTCTTTCCAAGGAGTAATAATGGCAAACTTTGCATACGAGGATCTGCAGAAGAAAAACGCGGCGGTGCTCATAGACAGCACAAGCGATTACAGCAAGGGACTTGCCAAGAATTTCAAACAGAAATTTGGGGAACTTGGCGGAAAGATCACAACAGAGCAGGCTTACCAGGCAAAGGAGAAGGACTTCAGAGCCGTTCTTACAAAGATCAAGGGGAGCAATCCGGATGTTTTGTATCTGCCTGGATATTATGAATCGGTCGGGCTTATTGTAAAGCAAGCCAGGGAATTAGGGTTCAATGTGCCTGTCCTTGGAGGAGACGGATACGATTCTCCAAAGCTTACCCAGATCGCAGGAAACGATGTGCTTAACGATGTATACTTTACCAACCATTATTCGTCAAAGGATACATCGCCGGAGGTTGTCAAATTCATTAATGCATTTAAGGCAAAATATAATAAAGTGCCCGACGCATTTAATGCTCTTGGTTATGATCTCGAATACTTTTTAGCCGATGCATTAAACAGGGCGGGAGCTGCAGATCCTGCCAAGATCAAAGAAGCGCTGGCATCGACAAAGGACTTTAAGGGGATTACAGGGACGCTTTCAATAGATGAATTCCATAATCCTGTAAAGGCAGCGACAATACTTGAAATGAAAGACGGCGTGCAGACATTTGTAAAAAAGCAGCAGCCTTAG